From the Brassica napus cultivar Da-Ae unplaced genomic scaffold, Da-Ae ScsIHWf_1173;HRSCAF=1676, whole genome shotgun sequence genome, the window CGGAATCGGACGCCGTAAGTCTCACCAGGTTCTCTGTGGGCTCGGCATCACTAACAAACTTGCAAGAGACTTAACTGGTAAAGAGCTCATTGACCTCCGTGAAGAAGTTGGCATGCACCAACATGGTGATGAGTTGGTAAGTATCGTTTTTTTTCAGATTCATACTAAGTTTTGTCCTTTTCATCTTTGTATAATCCGGTTTTGTTGTTGGTATGAAGAGGAGGCGTGTTGGATCGGAGATACAGAGACTGGTGGAAGTAGACTGCTACAGAGGAAGTAGACATAGACATGGGATGCCTTGCAGAGGTCAAAGAACCAAGACCAACGCTCGCACTAAAAAGGGAAAGAGAGTTGCCATTGCGGGAAAGAAGAAAGCTCCTCGCAAGTAGAACCTGGTGTGTGGCACCACCAGTCTTAAGACTCTGTTGATCAAATAAGCAAACATGATTTTCTCAGGTTTATGGTCTTTCTTTTGTAATTGCCattgcagaggaagaagagaaacacTTCCAAGTAAACATCTTAGAACTTGTTCTTGTTCTGTAATACTCTCACAAGCTTGTCTAGTCTCTTGGTTTTGATTTGTTACATTCCATTACAAGAAACCAAACAAGACATTAATAATCAATCATCTTCTTAACCAAAGCTAACAAATTAACATACCAATTTACATGATCCAAGATGTAAGCTATGTGTCTAAGCACTTGAATGCTTCTGCTGCTGCTGACTCGTGGCTCCGGAGGGAAAGGAGTGGGCAAGGAAAGAAAGATGCTGGAGAAGCTCAGGGATTCTCCATCTTTCGTTACGGTCCCAAGCTCAGCCAATTTTCATCAATTGTGCCGTCAGAACCTTCGATTTCCTTCCATTTTTGAGACAACATGCGAGCCAGATCGATTTCTCCATATTCTAGCACCATGTATATAAACCCATCGTCCTTAACTCTTGCATCTTTGCTACTCATTGTCCCATTCATAACCTCCTGGAGTAAACACTTATCTGTAACCTAATGGCAAAAGATAAATTGTGATTACAATCATCAATCATGCAACTAAGAAACTAAAAGATGTTATTGTACCTCGTAGTCTATAAGCtgaatgatgtttgttttcccTTTCAGCTTCTTTAAATACCCAATCTCTTGGCAAAATCCATATGCAGTAGCATAGTCACGGCCCTTGAGCTTGATTTTCTTGAGCGCGTATATGGTACAGTCTGATGAAATAACCTTGTGGACCTCACTGCTTCCTCCACTTCCTATCTTGCCAAGCCTATGGTAGAGCTTCCCGTTGACTTTAAAGAACAAGTCCGGATCATAGTTTCTTTTACGAGGACCTGATGTCCCTTTGCTACTTGCAACCTTTTCTTGCTTATCTGGCTTTTGCGGCTGTGAGCTAACACTGGTGAGCAACTCATCTGGTAGAGTGGGCTTAGCTGTTACGTCATGACTGGAAGATACTGCTGGAGCTTCAAGCTCTGTAGTGCTCTGTAGTGAGACTGTGGAGTGGGATTCGAACTCTGTATTTGCCGCCCACTCCTCTGAAACTGAAAAAATCACCCCCTAGAATTAAAGCCCATTGAGCCTTGACTGATCGAGATTTTGTTCTCTAGGAATAAAAGAATCCACTAGTCATAGGCCCATTAAGGAACCAATAATGGTTGATTAGTTCAATCTTGCATCCGtagattttcaattttatcaAAACGCAAATATTTGACAAATATAAAAATCGCAAGCCAAATGCGaggaatctctctctctctctctcacacacacacactgaAGCTTACATCCATAGAGATGTGGATTCTGTGTAGTGTGCAAAGACAATGGATAAAGTATACATGAACATGAATTAAACCTGTACATGTATAACTTTAAACCAAATCCAGCCATTTTCCGGCCAATGGAGGAAGGATAATAGGAGATCAAGCTTGGAGGGATGGTGAAAATGGCGTTTTCGAATTCGTTCCAACCTAAAAAAGCGTTTCCACTTTCGAGTCGTATGTGCCGTGTGGACCAGACAAAAACACTTAAAACTGTTGTCGGATTTTTACATTGGGCCCACTTGAAGGcctttttgtaaaattaataatgtaacctcacttttatctttttcttgcaATTGTGCCCTGCAGTTTTGGGAAATTATGCTTGGACTCCAGAGTAAAGACATTGCATTCTGTTTTCATCTTTGCTTTCACACACAAAACCAACCTTTATATTTATTTCGAATTTAGCTTTATCAACACacttgaaatttaaaaaaaaaaaagaattattcctcgagagaaagaaaaacacttgtttatttaaaaaagggAGTCCCAAAACTAGTTAAAAGCATCAACCGACAGCATCAATACAAGCCACAACCTCCGGACCATCGTCTTGAATCCACCAGAAACCAGAACCATCGCTGCATACTTGCTTGTTATCATGTTACGTTCCCACCGGCTTCTTCCTATACACATAAAACATCAttcaaataaaacatatataatcacATTAATATTAAGCCCAAGATTGTTTAGTTACGTTGGAGTTAAAAATGTTGAATAATACCGTTCGCTAGTGTGAGTGTATGAGTTGTAGTccgaaaaattagaaaaataaatataacacaCCAATAGATGAAAAAGGTTTAAGACACGAACCTGTAGGAACAGAAAGAGATGACGTAATCTGAACCGGAACAAGTGAAGATACTGGTCGGATCATCATAAGCATAGCTGTAAGCAGTAGGACAAGCTTTCTTGAATATTTTCGAGTAATGAGTTGGTCGACACGTTGAAGGGTTCCCATAAACTCCCCTGCAACAATACTCATCTGTATCGAACACATCACAAGCACTCCTACACGATATAACTCTCCCCTTAGATTTCACAGCTAGCTCCGCTGGACACCTTAGCGTCAAATCGGCGACGCAGCCGGCGACGGTGCAGTTTCCTGTTCCGTTCACCGGATTCACTGTCATCGGGAGATTGAATCCGTCGACGAGGCTCACGTCGTAGAAATCCACTGAGGATAGCGTGAACTCGGCTAGTGAAGCTGGTTGTTTTCCAGAAGTTGAGCATTTTAAGTTTGAGCCGCATGAGCCGGTTTCACAGCTTCCGGTTCCGGTTTTATCGAATTTGCAGCCGGTTCGTCCCCAGATTCTGCCTGACCAGTCTACTGGTGCTTTGAAGACGATGGAGTGGCCAGGTTTGAGCTTGAATCCTCCGCCGCTGAAGTTTTCTCCGGGTGTTATTGCCGGCCATATTGTTTGGTCACATGAGTTCACGATTGTGAATACTCTTGCTGATTCGGACCATGTCGTCACTGTATATTACAATTTGATCACATGAGTTGTAATCATTCAAACCTTATTATTTACGTAACGGAGATGAATGCATGCATTCatataatgaaatatatatacataat encodes:
- the LOC125596298 gene encoding small ribosomal subunit protein S13, mitochondrial, which encodes MLGLRRSAATLFDHSQSLLRNLSFHGLRVQGIRVGNAEVPNHKPLKTGLQEVYGIGRRKSHQVLCGLGITNKLARDLTGKELIDLREEVGMHQHGDELRRRVGSEIQRLVEVDCYRGSRHRHGMPCRGQRTKTNARTKKGKRVAIAGKKKAPRK
- the LOC106356018 gene encoding serine/threonine-protein kinase MPS1-like, translating into MAGFGLKLYMYRFNSCSCILYPLSLHTTQNPHLYGFSEEWAANTEFESHSTVSLQSTTELEAPAVSSSHDVTAKPTLPDELLTSVSSQPQKPDKQEKVASSKGTSGPRKRNYDPDLFFKVNGKLYHRLGKIGSGGSSEVHKVISSDCTIYALKKIKLKGRDYATAYGFCQEIGYLKKLKGKTNIIQLIDYEVTDKCLLQEVMNGTMSSKDARVKDDGFIYMVLEYGEIDLARMLSQKWKEIEGSDGTIDENWLSLGP